The following are encoded in a window of Elusimicrobiota bacterium genomic DNA:
- a CDS encoding PilN domain-containing protein produces MQLIKINLLSKENIKKEERKELVWLSLLAMIIAVIFGSLVYFLKVHAYNVVETRINQAQFELTKYESIVKQVEALETMKRSLETKKNVINMLREKGIVYPRFMEDLMSVLPQGISLKTLSTVLQPDGKITVSLSADATDNYPIADFITELTLKGIFSDVELGAITTTRSDKATISSFSMTFSYQRKK; encoded by the coding sequence ATGCAATTGATAAAAATTAATTTATTATCTAAAGAAAACATTAAAAAAGAAGAGAGGAAAGAACTAGTCTGGCTTTCTCTCTTAGCAATGATTATTGCCGTGATTTTTGGTTCCCTTGTTTATTTTTTAAAAGTTCACGCTTATAATGTTGTTGAAACGCGCATTAATCAAGCTCAATTTGAACTCACAAAATACGAAAGTATCGTAAAACAAGTTGAAGCGTTGGAAACGATGAAGCGAAGCCTTGAAACAAAGAAAAATGTAATAAATATGCTTAGGGAAAAAGGGATCGTATATCCTCGTTTTATGGAAGATTTGATGAGCGTTTTGCCTCAAGGCATATCGCTCAAAACACTTTCCACCGTTCTTCAGCCTGACGGAAAAATAACGGTGAGTTTGTCAGCGGACGCAACTGATAATTACCCTATAGCAGACTTTATTACTGAGCTAACGCTTAAAGGTATTTTTTCTGACGTCGAGCTTGGCGCAATTACTACAACAAGATCGGATAAAGCTACAATATCTTCTTTCAGCATGACTTTTAGCTATCAAAGAAAAAAATAA
- the pilO gene encoding type 4a pilus biogenesis protein PilO has protein sequence MTNKIKQQLVFILLIFVGAGFCYFNYILQPLDKKYNEAAIKLNQVETKLAELKIRAMELPKLKAEMESLQKEVAVLEKLLPQNKEIPGLLRTIARKAQRYNLQINVLTPAKIAPMEHYNELPFQVNLRGKYHPLAHFLADIGQEMRLMSVRSVNMNYSGSTDKNDTLNIVSDFTLIAYTYKE, from the coding sequence ATGACTAATAAAATAAAACAACAATTGGTTTTTATACTGCTAATTTTCGTGGGCGCCGGGTTCTGCTATTTTAACTACATTTTGCAGCCGCTTGATAAAAAATATAATGAGGCTGCAATTAAACTCAATCAGGTGGAAACAAAACTGGCTGAATTAAAAATCCGGGCTATGGAACTGCCGAAACTTAAAGCTGAAATGGAATCGTTGCAGAAAGAAGTCGCAGTCCTTGAAAAGCTTCTTCCTCAAAATAAAGAGATTCCCGGGCTTTTGCGAACAATTGCAAGAAAAGCCCAGCGTTATAATCTTCAGATTAATGTTTTGACTCCCGCGAAAATAGCGCCTATGGAACACTACAACGAATTGCCCTTTCAAGTTAATTTGAGGGGAAAATACCATCCTCTTGCCCATTTTCTTGCAGATATCGGCCAAGAGATGAGACTTATGAGTGTACGCAGTGTTAATATGAATTATTCCGGAAGTACCGACAAAAACGATACTCTAAATATAGTTTCAGATTTCACTTTAATAGCATACACATACAAAGAATGA
- the pilQ gene encoding type IV pilus secretin PilQ, whose translation MKKFIADLIVIGLIINLGSPVWSEEKSSQGFSLQEVTVIGNAVSVTGSGIPKYNVFGLSKPERLVIDFSDTEYKLKQSFPVENSPIINKVRGAQFKDKPTKVARVVMELKTSDIEYEVNEENGNTVIIKFFPVASEAGTPAVEQAYESPKPQETLSSAPEVSAPAIETVAQAPASTEVKAVAEPQSVTVPMPKPSASQKSAEVSSNQTSKKIGLTSKPISFDFEAADVRDVLRVLSMKSGINIICGDDVQGTVTMRLENVPFDKAFHTILALKNLVAEESGPNIIRVVTPQQIALERERSVTFTKIFPLNYAKADEIKTNLDMIRQSEGRRGGISVDDRTNSLIVTDTPEGLQSAERIISELDRKPEQVIIEAKIVEITLNKSIDLGVQWQYAGTAGDPNVAIGASRQHVVADNESVPGPNATIGANRNLPSGTGTLETGGTGVAFPASPVSGQISSIAFGIVSNGNRLNAVLSALQQKGLSKLLSSPKVTTINNKEAKILIGQKIPYTTTTISVSGSTQQTNFLDVGIKLTVTPTINVDQKITLAVHPEVSLYIRADPAGPVIGTREANTTVLVNNGETVVIGGLITDEDRKLATQVPILGDIPIIGTLFKRTLTSKDRTELLVFITPQIVK comes from the coding sequence ATGAAAAAATTTATAGCCGACTTAATAGTGATAGGACTAATAATTAATTTAGGCAGTCCTGTATGGTCGGAAGAAAAGAGTTCTCAAGGTTTTAGTCTGCAGGAGGTAACGGTTATAGGAAACGCGGTGTCAGTAACTGGTTCGGGAATACCGAAATATAATGTATTCGGCCTTTCAAAACCTGAACGATTGGTTATTGATTTTTCTGATACCGAATATAAGCTAAAACAAAGTTTTCCTGTAGAAAACAGCCCCATAATCAATAAAGTAAGAGGTGCCCAATTCAAGGACAAACCGACGAAAGTTGCTCGTGTTGTTATGGAACTGAAAACCAGCGATATAGAATACGAAGTAAACGAAGAAAACGGTAACACCGTAATAATCAAATTTTTCCCGGTCGCTTCTGAAGCGGGAACACCTGCTGTTGAACAGGCGTATGAAAGCCCAAAACCCCAGGAAACTTTGTCTTCAGCTCCCGAAGTTTCAGCTCCTGCTATTGAGACTGTTGCTCAAGCTCCGGCAAGCACTGAAGTAAAAGCCGTTGCTGAGCCTCAATCAGTTACAGTCCCGATGCCGAAGCCCAGCGCTTCACAAAAAAGCGCCGAAGTATCTTCTAATCAGACTTCCAAAAAGATAGGTCTTACTTCTAAACCCATAAGTTTTGATTTTGAAGCGGCAGATGTGCGGGATGTCTTAAGAGTATTATCAATGAAAAGCGGCATAAATATTATTTGCGGCGATGATGTCCAGGGAACCGTAACCATGCGGCTAGAAAATGTTCCTTTTGATAAGGCCTTTCATACTATTCTTGCACTAAAAAACCTTGTTGCCGAAGAAAGCGGTCCAAATATTATAAGAGTCGTTACCCCGCAGCAAATTGCTCTTGAGAGAGAAAGATCAGTAACGTTTACAAAAATTTTCCCTTTAAATTATGCTAAAGCAGATGAAATAAAAACAAATCTGGATATGATACGGCAGTCCGAAGGAAGAAGAGGCGGAATCTCTGTTGACGATAGAACTAACAGTTTGATAGTCACAGATACCCCTGAAGGACTTCAGTCGGCAGAACGGATTATTTCAGAACTTGATAGAAAACCGGAACAAGTTATTATAGAAGCAAAAATTGTTGAAATTACATTAAATAAAAGTATTGATCTTGGTGTTCAGTGGCAGTATGCGGGCACAGCAGGCGATCCAAATGTGGCAATTGGAGCTTCCAGACAGCATGTGGTTGCGGATAATGAATCTGTTCCCGGGCCAAATGCAACTATCGGAGCTAACAGAAATCTGCCTTCGGGTACAGGAACGCTTGAAACCGGAGGAACCGGTGTTGCATTCCCTGCAAGCCCGGTATCAGGACAAATATCTTCTATAGCTTTTGGCATAGTTTCTAACGGAAACAGGTTAAACGCGGTTTTAAGCGCATTACAGCAGAAGGGTTTGTCAAAGCTGCTTTCAAGTCCTAAAGTAACTACAATAAACAATAAAGAGGCAAAAATATTAATAGGCCAAAAAATACCTTATACTACTACGACAATATCTGTAAGCGGTTCAACCCAGCAAACCAACTTCTTGGATGTTGGCATAAAACTTACAGTTACTCCAACTATTAATGTGGATCAAAAAATAACTCTGGCTGTTCATCCGGAGGTAAGCCTTTACATTAGGGCCGATCCGGCGGGTCCCGTAATTGGAACCAGAGAGGCAAATACAACCGTTTTGGTTAATAACGGCGAAACGGTTGTAATAGGCGGTCTTATTACCGATGAAGACCGAAAACTTGCGACTCAGGTCCCGATTTTGGGCGATATACCGATCATAGGAACACTTTTTAAGAGAACTTTGACTTCCAAAGACAGAACAGAGCTTTTGGTATTCATTACTCCTCAAATCGTAAAATAG
- a CDS encoding glycosyltransferase family 39 protein: MEKFLTKKNTIIFITLLTICRIYINSTLQLHPDEAYYWLWSHHLQLSYFDHPPMIAYFIKLTTLFFMSEFWVRLSALMVSVLMSFIIWILSKQFFNSEKVSSGSVLLLNVYPLTASGSIIITPDAPAFLFWSLGIFISWQLFKTQKAYLWYVLGIILGLSLLSKYTAILLVPSIFLYMIFTDEKRWLKTVHPYVALVLSIIIFLPVIIWNIANNWVSFKFQMHHGLEGYDLLNGMLEYIGGQLMALTPFAWLMGIWASAIFMFSKRKEKLFLGVTSVPIILLFMFTSLKKAAAPNWPVLAYFTFTIALCAYFLDGKKWKETLWALVFLFSLFFSLLAIFHARFSVIPLEKFSKEWAQTDATSWFYGWKDLAKEIKKYPDVKYILAPSHTLPASIDYYLHENITISADPTIGRFSQYNLWKLQIQPNVKALYVSLEGEALDAYKRYFSEPVTTDYITIYRKNFPIRRFRIIYGNTKSY, encoded by the coding sequence ATGGAAAAATTTTTAACTAAAAAAAACACCATTATTTTCATAACACTGTTAACTATCTGTCGAATTTATATTAATTCCACCCTTCAGCTTCATCCCGATGAAGCTTATTATTGGTTATGGTCTCACCATCTTCAATTAAGTTACTTTGACCATCCTCCGATGATTGCATATTTCATTAAACTGACAACTCTTTTTTTCATGTCGGAATTTTGGGTAAGATTGTCTGCCTTGATGGTTTCAGTATTAATGAGCTTTATTATTTGGATTCTTTCAAAACAGTTTTTCAACAGCGAAAAAGTCTCATCCGGAAGCGTTCTTCTTTTAAATGTTTACCCTCTTACCGCATCGGGCTCAATTATTATAACGCCTGACGCTCCTGCCTTCCTTTTTTGGTCTTTAGGCATATTTATTTCATGGCAGTTGTTTAAAACGCAAAAAGCATACTTATGGTATGTTCTGGGAATAATATTAGGCCTTTCGCTTTTATCTAAATATACTGCGATATTGTTGGTTCCATCTATTTTCCTTTATATGATTTTTACTGATGAAAAACGCTGGTTAAAAACCGTACATCCTTACGTTGCGCTAGTTTTATCCATAATAATTTTTTTGCCGGTAATAATTTGGAATATCGCTAATAACTGGGTTTCGTTCAAATTTCAGATGCATCATGGATTGGAAGGCTACGATTTACTTAACGGTATGCTTGAATATATCGGCGGACAACTTATGGCGCTTACGCCTTTCGCTTGGCTGATGGGTATTTGGGCATCTGCAATATTTATGTTTTCCAAAAGAAAAGAAAAACTTTTTCTGGGGGTTACTTCTGTCCCAATAATTTTGCTTTTTATGTTTACTTCGCTTAAAAAAGCGGCAGCTCCTAACTGGCCGGTCCTGGCATATTTTACGTTTACAATCGCTTTATGTGCTTATTTCCTTGACGGAAAAAAATGGAAGGAAACTTTATGGGCTCTTGTTTTTCTATTTTCTCTGTTTTTTTCATTACTTGCGATATTTCATGCGAGATTTTCAGTTATTCCTCTTGAGAAATTCTCTAAAGAATGGGCTCAAACTGATGCGACTAGCTGGTTTTACGGATGGAAAGATCTTGCAAAAGAAATCAAAAAGTATCCCGATGTAAAATATATTCTTGCGCCGTCCCATACTTTGCCGGCATCTATTGATTACTATTTACATGAAAACATTACAATTAGTGCGGATCCCACCATAGGCAGATTCAGCCAGTATAACCTTTGGAAACTCCAAATACAACCCAATGTTAAAGCCTTATATGTTTCTTTAGAAGGGGAAGCTCTGGACGCTTATAAACGATATTTTAGCGAACCGGTTACAACCGATTATATTACTATCTACCGCAAAAACTTTCCGATAAGGCGATTTAGAATTATATATGGAAATACAAAGAGTTATTGA
- a CDS encoding biopolymer transporter ExbD, which translates to MRKPIKREKLMAEINITPFTDVVLVLLIIFMITTPMLIQPGIKVKLPEASKAESDTEKNITILITRDGKIFIDNLNVDFESLKARITARLSANNDIPVVIKGDKEVKYDTVIKVIDTAKQSGAKKFALSVELKKTLPR; encoded by the coding sequence ATGAGAAAACCTATTAAGCGCGAAAAGTTAATGGCAGAAATCAATATAACTCCTTTTACGGACGTTGTTTTGGTGCTTTTAATTATTTTTATGATTACAACCCCGATGTTGATACAACCCGGCATAAAAGTAAAACTTCCTGAGGCCAGCAAGGCAGAAAGCGATACGGAAAAAAATATTACGATTTTAATAACCAGGGACGGAAAAATATTTATTGATAATTTAAACGTTGATTTTGAGAGTCTTAAAGCTCGAATAACGGCAAGGCTTTCTGCAAATAATGATATACCGGTCGTAATAAAAGGCGACAAAGAAGTCAAATATGACACCGTAATAAAGGTTATAGATACGGCAAAACAATCCGGAGCAAAAAAGTTTGCTCTTTCGGTGGAATTGAAAAAAACTTTACCCCGTTAG
- the pilM gene encoding type IV pilus assembly protein PilM: protein MPLLSLSDLPFVRSKDAIAVDIGTYSIKILHIKKHGDSYHLVKWGTVPLADINRDISPAERKNAILSRLAEYLAVEKIAVKNIVTSVSGNQVIVRHVQLQKMSREELEKNIAMEAEPYIPFGITEVDLSFYILPGDVDSQKMDAIIVAAKKEVVSAKIEMLNTLNLRPVVVDIDAFAISNAYELNSDKTLNETVLIADIGASATNISIIANHVSKVVRDVYVAGNTFTKAVMKAASCDQKTAEDLKANNIIIVTPEDKDKISSDNQKLQVSTALTQTAKELLTEIQKSIDFYISQRAENTVNKILISGGSANIKNLDKYLSQQLKAAVEIFNPLRAIIEGEKVPQEFATEFAVSVGLGMRYENDVKK from the coding sequence ATGCCATTATTATCTTTATCAGATCTTCCTTTCGTAAGAAGCAAGGACGCTATAGCTGTTGATATTGGAACTTATTCAATTAAGATTCTGCATATCAAAAAGCATGGCGATTCATACCATTTGGTTAAATGGGGCACTGTTCCTTTAGCCGATATAAACCGAGACATCTCTCCAGCCGAAAGAAAAAATGCAATCCTCAGCCGCCTGGCCGAATATCTTGCCGTTGAAAAAATAGCAGTCAAAAATATTGTAACTTCTGTATCAGGAAATCAGGTTATCGTCAGGCACGTACAGCTTCAAAAAATGTCTCGCGAAGAGCTTGAAAAAAATATAGCGATGGAAGCGGAACCTTATATACCTTTTGGCATCACTGAGGTAGATTTAAGTTTCTATATTTTACCCGGAGATGTTGATTCGCAAAAAATGGATGCGATAATCGTTGCCGCAAAAAAAGAAGTTGTAAGCGCAAAAATCGAGATGCTGAATACACTGAATTTAAGGCCTGTTGTGGTTGATATTGACGCTTTTGCTATTTCCAATGCTTATGAGCTGAATTCCGATAAGACTTTGAATGAAACCGTTTTGATAGCTGATATCGGTGCAAGTGCAACAAATATCTCAATTATCGCCAATCATGTTTCAAAGGTGGTTAGAGACGTTTATGTGGCAGGCAATACTTTCACAAAAGCAGTCATGAAGGCTGCTTCTTGCGACCAAAAAACCGCGGAAGATTTAAAAGCGAATAATATAATTATTGTAACTCCCGAAGATAAGGATAAGATTTCATCAGATAATCAAAAACTTCAGGTTTCAACCGCGCTAACACAAACCGCCAAAGAACTTTTGACTGAAATTCAAAAATCCATTGATTTTTATATTTCCCAAAGAGCTGAAAATACAGTTAATAAAATTTTAATTAGCGGCGGAAGCGCTAATATAAAAAATTTGGATAAATATTTGTCGCAACAGCTCAAAGCTGCGGTTGAAATTTTTAATCCTTTGAGAGCCATAATTGAAGGAGAAAAAGTACCTCAAGAATTTGCTACAGAATTTGCCGTTTCGGTCGGGCTTGGAATGCGGTATGAAAACGACGTAAAAAAGTAA
- a CDS encoding MotA/TolQ/ExbB proton channel family protein: protein MFEGKTLLQIISMGGIALYVLLFCSIISLAVILERLVNYRKKSKLDKIEFMDEIKNEIQRGNIEKAIKICEKNDAPISYVVKAGIRKFGHDEKAIQGAMDREIMVETVKLEQYISIVGTIGNTAVYIGLFGTVLGIIRSFHNISVIGSGGITVIIGGVAEALIATATGLFVAIPAVIFYNYFVRRVDNFVTDMEYCASEILDLIGIRKKL, encoded by the coding sequence ATGTTTGAAGGAAAAACTTTACTGCAAATAATTAGTATGGGGGGAATAGCGCTTTACGTTTTATTGTTTTGCTCAATTATTTCTTTGGCGGTAATACTTGAAAGGCTGGTCAATTACCGCAAGAAATCCAAATTGGATAAAATAGAATTCATGGATGAGATAAAGAATGAAATTCAAAGAGGTAATATTGAAAAGGCTATAAAAATCTGTGAAAAAAATGATGCGCCTATTAGCTATGTTGTCAAAGCGGGGATCAGGAAATTCGGCCATGATGAAAAAGCAATACAAGGTGCTATGGATAGAGAAATTATGGTTGAAACAGTAAAACTTGAACAATATATCAGCATAGTAGGAACAATAGGCAATACAGCAGTTTATATAGGTCTTTTCGGTACCGTGCTTGGTATTATCCGTTCTTTTCACAATATCTCAGTTATTGGTTCAGGGGGCATAACTGTAATAATAGGCGGAGTTGCCGAGGCTTTGATAGCTACTGCGACCGGACTTTTTGTAGCCATTCCGGCAGTAATATTCTACAATTATTTTGTAAGAAGAGTGGATAATTTTGTAACTGATATGGAATATTGCGCTTCAGAAATACTTGATTTAATCGGCATACGGAAAAAATTATGA